A genomic region of Arachis stenosperma cultivar V10309 chromosome 9, arast.V10309.gnm1.PFL2, whole genome shotgun sequence contains the following coding sequences:
- the LOC130951177 gene encoding extensin-3-like gives MGSLGASCLTISLAIILLSLPTEISANKYSYSSPPPPKKPYHYPSPPPPVHSPPPPPYHYPSPPPPPKKPYKYPSPPPPVHSPPPPKAPYHYPSPPPPPKKPYKYPSPPPPVHKYPHPHPHPHPHPIYHSPPPPVHKPHPYPHPVHHSPPPHKKHYKYPSPPPPVHKYPHHHPHHPVYHSPPPPVHHYVPPPPHKKPYKYPSPPPPVHSPPPPHYYYKSPPPPYHY, from the coding sequence ATGGGGTCCCTAGGAGCCTCCTGTCTCACTATTTCATTGGCAATAATCCTTTTGAGTTTGCCAACTGAAATCTCAGCCAACAAATACTCATACTCCTCCCCTCCACCACCCAAGAAGCCATACCACTACCCTTCTCCACCACCACCAGTTCACTCGCCGCCGCCACCACCTTATCACTATCCatctccaccaccaccaccaaagAAGCCCTACAAGTATCCATCTCCACCGCCACCAGTCCACTCACCACCTCCTCCAAAGGCACCATACCACTATCCTTCTCCACCTCCACCGCCAAAAAAGCCATATAAGTACCCATCTCCACCACCACCGGTTCACAAATATCCTCATCCACACCCACACCCTCACCCTCACCCAATCTACCACTCTCCTCCACCACCAGTTCACAAGCCCCACCCTTACCCCCACCCAGTCCACCACTCTCCACCACCACACAAGAAGCACTACAAGTACCCGTCTCCGCCACCACCGGTACACAAGTACCCACACCACCACCCTCATCACCCGGTGTACCACTCTCCACCACCACCAGTCCACCACTACGTTCCTCCGCCACCACACAAGAAGCCTTATAAGTACCCGTCTCCTCCTCCTCCAGTTCATTCTCCACCTCCACCACACTACTACTATAAATCACCTCCTCCACCTTATCATTACTAG
- the LOC130950866 gene encoding serine carboxypeptidase-like: MVTVTRPLFLLAVAAVLLLLSPSAANIADDLRLAGDSNFPSIQAKKLIRDLNLFPREDANIIQKESPNSDRSAKIVEKPLRFPNFVSGGISVDDLGHRAGYYPLQHSYAAKMFYFFFESRNNKKDPVVIWLTGGPGCSSELALFFENGPFKIADNMSLEWNEYGWDKVSNLLYVDQPTGTGFSYSSDSRDIRHDEDGVSNDLYDFLQAFFAEHPEYAENNFYITGESYAGHYIPAFAARVHKGNKAKEGTHINLKGFAIGNGLTDPGIQYKAYTDYALDMGLIRQADYDRINKVMVPACELAIKLCGTDGKIACTASYFVCNTIFSSILARVGDINYYDIRKKCEGNLCYDFSPMEKFLNLKAVRDALGVGDIDFVSCSTTVYQAMLVDWMRNLEVGIPTLLEDGIDLLVYAGEYDLICNWLGNSKWVHAMEWSGQKEFVNSPEVPFTVDGSEAGILKNHGALSFLKVHDAGHMVPMDQPKAALEMLKRWTEGTLSKSGDDAPKMVADM, from the exons ATGGTAACCGTCACGCGCCCTCTCTTCCTCCTCGCAGTCGCTGCCGTTCTGCTGCTCCTCTCTCCCTCCGCCGCCAACATCGCCGACGATCTCCGCCTCGCTGGCGACTCCAACTTCCCCTCCATTCAGGCCAAGAAGCTCATCAGAGATCTCAACCTCTTCCCTCGTGAAGATGCCAACATCATTCAAAAAGAATCTCCTAACAGCGACAGAAGTGCGAAGATCGTCGAGAAGCCGTTGAGGTTCCCTAATTTTGTGTCAGGAGGGATCTCCGTCGACGATTTGGGCCACCGTGCTGGCTATTACCCCCTTCAGCATTCTTATGCAGCAAA GATGTTCTACTTTTTCTTCGAATCACGGAACAACAAGAAGGATCCTGTGGTGATTTGGTTGACTGGTGGACCTGGCTGCAGTAGTGAGCTGGCTCTGTTTTTTGAAAATGGTCCCTTCAAAATTGCTGACAACATGTCCCTTGAGTGGAATGAATATGGTTGGGACAAG GTATCAAACCTTTTGTATGTTGACCAGCCAACTGGGACTGGGTTTAGTTACAGCAGTGATAGTCGTGACATTCGTCATGATGAAGATGGCGTGAGCAATGACCTGTATGACTTTTTACAG GCCTTCTTTGCAGAACATCCAGAGTATGCAGAAAATAACTTTTATATCACGGGTGAATCATATGCTGGGCATTATATTCCAGCTTTTGCAGCTCGTGTCCATAAGGGAAACAAAGCTAAAGAAGGAACTCATATTAACCTGAAG GGATTTGCCATCGGCAATGGGCTTACTGATCCTGGAATTCAGTATAAAGCTTACACAGATTATGCACTGGACATGGGCTTAATTCGGCAGGCTGACTATGATCGTATAAATAAAGTGATGGTTCCAGCCTGCGAATTGGCAATAAAGCTTTGTG GAACTGATGGAAAAATCGCATGCACAGCCTCCTATTTTGTATGCAATACAATATTCAGTTCCATCTTGGCACGTGTTGGTGATATCAAT TACTATGACATTAGAAAGAAGTGTGAGGGGAACCTTTGCTATGATTTTTCTCCCATGGAAAAGTTCCTGAACCTAAAAGCTGTCCGAGATGCACTTGGGGTTGGGGATATTGATTTTGTATCTTGCAGTACTACAGTTTATCAGGCTATGCTGGTGGATTGGATGAGGAATCTTGAAGTTGGAATTCCCACTCTTCTTGAGGATGGAATTGATTTGCTTGTTTATGCTGGAGAATATGATCTCATCTGCAACTGGCTCG GTAATTCAAAGTGGGTTCATGCAATGGAATGGTCTGGCCAGAAAGAATTTGTAAACTCTCCCGAAGTTCCCTTCACCGTTGATGGCTCAGAAGCTGGAATATTGAAGAATCATGGAGCTTTAAGCTTCCTTAAG GTGCACGATGCGGGTCATATGGTTCCAATGGACCAACCAAAGGCTGCATTAGAAATGCTGAAGAGGTGGACTGAGGGAACCCTGTCTAAATCCGGAGATGATGCGCCAAAAATGGTTGCTGATATGTAA
- the LOC130950867 gene encoding uncharacterized protein LOC130950867 — MTGLVNPLDIFRCRMVQGDFTFFAGIWWISRHRDQQIFNREEEWSDHKIAFSARRLAQELENFSRSNRLLHEPEDSVVWSPPPKDMVKTNCDANIFHEHNFAGFGCLLRDKNGTWRKGCSGCLPNWKIFRCELFALWRDLVLTWECGFKSVIIETDSMEVYLRLQFDSDPPTNTDDDLVLKVKELLALNWKVHFRLVRRKANLVANLLAEKGTWDRIDLVEWLEP, encoded by the coding sequence ATGACTGGTTTAGTGAACCCTTTGGATATTTTTCGGTGCCGGATGGTGCAAGGTGATTTCACTTTCTTCGCTGGTATATGGTGGATTTCGCGTCATAGAGATCAGCAAATTTTTAATCGCGAAGAGGAGTGGTCTGATCATAAGATTGCCTTCTCTGCCAGGAGACTTGCTCAGGAGCTGGAAAATTTTAGCCGCTCAAACCGCCTCCTTCATGAACCTGAGGATAGTGTGGTTTGGTCCCCTCCTCCAAAAGATATGGTCAAAACAAACTGTGATGCTAACATTTTCCATGAGCACAATTTTGCAGGATTTGGTTGTCTTCTTCGGGATAAAAATGGAACTTGGAGAAAAGGTTGCTCAGGATGTCTCCCTAATTGGAAAATTTTCAGGTGCGAACTTTTTGCTCTTTGGAGGGATTTGGTTCTTACTTGGGAGTGTGGGTTCAAGTCAGTCATAATCGAAACTGACTCAATGGAGGTTTATCTAAGACTTCAATTTGATTCTGATCCGCCGACTAACACTGATGATGATCTAGTATTGAAAGTTAAAGAATTGCTGGCTTTGAATTGGAAAGTTCATTTTCGCCTGGTAAGAAGGAAAGCAAATTTAGTTGCTAACCTGCTAGCTGAAAAGGGGACTTGGGATAGGATTGATTTGGTGGAGTGGCTGGAGCCTTGA
- the LOC130950956 gene encoding uncharacterized protein LOC130950956 — protein sequence MMVSAIPTPFSPNCFLRSHHHHHVSYSSFFNFNCVVLPPSSNPNYILRASSSEGLPVEIVEDSKFVPLNAEDPRYGPPALLLLGFDEDEAFKIQQLLKDLDGEFLKIIYCTEDMITRSLWEAMHTTQNSLEGVKIAKSLPRICFLSGLTGEEMMMFIDAFPESGLKSTAFAALVPNSANKPLQELIDEIMGDHEMLTGEQL from the exons ATGATGGTATCTGCAATACCAACACCATTCTCTCCCAATTGCTTCTTGcgttctcatcatcatcatcatgttTCTTATTCCTCCTTCTTCAACTTCAACTGCGTGGTGCTGCCTCCCTCCTCTAACCCCAACTATATACTCAGAGCATCTTCCTCTGAAG GACTTCCTGTTGAGATTGTTGAAGACTCAAAATTCGTTCCTTTGAATGCTGAGGATCCTAGATATGGTCCACCT GCATTGCTGTTGTTGGGCTTTGATGAAGATGAGGCTTTTAAG ATTCAACAGCTTTTGAAAGATTTGGATGGTGAATTCCTGAAG ATAATCTATTGTACTGAAGACATGATTACTCGTTCACTTTGGGAGGCAAtgcatacaacacaaaacagtTTGGAAGGGGTTAAG ATTGCAAAGTCGCTTCCTCGGATATGCTTCTTATCCGGTTTAACTGGAGAGGAGATGATGATGTTTATTGATGCTTTCCCAGAAAGTG GACTAAAATCAACTGCGTTTGCGGCTCTTGTTCCGAACAGTGCCAATAAACCACTGCAGGAGTTGATAGATGAAATTATGGGAGACCATGAGATGTTG ACTGGAGAACAACTGTGA
- the LOC130950409 gene encoding probable cysteine protease RD19D, whose amino-acid sequence MTVEEIARKLEQKDNYLLSTENKFKAFMENYSKNYTTREEYLRRLGIFADNIVTALRHQVLDPSAAHGVTQFSDLTQMEFLRLYTHGLVSQNENKFTADRMAPPLKVEGLPETFDWREKGAVTEVKTQGMCGACWAFSTTGTLEGAHFIATGKLLNLSEQQLIDCDNKCDITDKTACDNGCQGGLMTNAYNYLMEAGGVEEEATYPYTQNRGECKFDKNKIVVRVSNFTNIPADDDQIAAYLVKQGPLAIGVNAVYMQTYIGGVSCPFICGKKPNHGGLLVGYGTKGFSILRLGNKPYWIIKNSWGKRWGEHGYFKICRGYNMCGVNTLLNALATRISHRERLILVENELCLDKSSKCAKVFSRSSDIHRAITVRKLGDEAKRSGDKASLSSHSNGKQSSTFINHAAIAWHENRRKWIGDKSQNQPRIAKEPVISWSTSYEELLSTNEPFSEPIPLPEMVDFLVDVWLDEEGFFD is encoded by the exons ATGACTGTTGAGGAAATAGCAAGAAAACTGGAGCAAAAGGACAACTACCTTCTCTCAACAGAGAACAAATTCAAAGCCTTCATGGAGAACTACAGCAAGAACTACACCACCAGAGAGGAGTATCTCCGTCGCCTTGGAATCTTTGCCGACAACATCGTCACGGCCTTAAGACACCAAGTGCTTGATCCCTCAGCCGCTCATGGTGTCACACAGTTCTCAGATCTCACACAAATGGAATTCTTGAGGCTGTACACTCACGGTTTGGTGTCTCAGAACGAAAATAAATTTACTGCCGATAGGATGGCGCCACCCTTGAAGGTGGAAGGGTTACCGGAAACTTTTGATTGGAGGGAGAAAGGAGCGGTTACTGAAGTTAAGACTCAG GGTATGTGTGGAGCTTGTTGGGCTTTCAGCACTACAGGAACTCTTGAAGGAGCTCATTTTATTGCAACGGGCAAGCTTCTTAATCTTAGTGAACAACAGCTCATAGACTGTGACAATAAA TGTGACATAACAGATAAGACAGCATGCGACAATGGTTGTCAGGGTGGTCTTATGACAAATGCCTATAACTATTTGATGGAAGCTGGCGGTGTGGAAGAGGAAGCAACATATCCCTACACTCAAAACAGAGGTGAATGTAAATTTGACAAAAACAAAATAGTAGTTAGAGTATCAAATTTCACCAATATCCCTGCGGATGATGACCAAATTGCTGCATATTTAGTCAAACAAGGCCCTCTTGCTA TTGGAGTGAATGCAGTTTACATGCAAACCTACATAGGAGGTGTGTCATGCCCTTTTATATGTGGAAAGAAGCCCAACCATGGAGGGTTACTAGTTGGCTATGGTACAAAAGGCTTCTCCATCCTTAGACTTGGGAACAAACCATACTGGATAATCAAGAATTCATGGGGGAAGCGTTGGGGAGAACATGGGTATTTCAAGATTTGCAGAGGATATAACATGTGTGGAGTGAACACGTTG TTGAATGCTTTAGCAACAAGGATTTCTCATCGGGAACGCTTAATTCTAGTAGAAAATGAACTCTGTTTGGACAA AAGCAGTAAATGTGCGAAAGTATTTTCCAGATCCTCTGACATTCACAGGGCAATAACTGTAAGGAAACTTGGAG ATGAAGCAAAAAGATCCGGTGATAAGGCCAGCTTAAGTTCTCATTCCAATGGGAAGCAATCTTCCACTTTCATTAATCATG CTGCAATTGCTTGGCATGAGAATAGAAGGAAGTGGATCGGTGATAAGTCTCAAAATCAACCAAGAATAGCTAAGGAACCTGTTATTAG TTGGTCAACATCGTACGAAGAGCTGCTTTCCACTAACGAACCTTTTTCGGAGCCGATACCCTTACCG GAGATGGTAGATTTCTTGGTTGATGTTTGGCTTGATGAGGAAGGCTTCTTTGACTAG